A part of Streptomyces sp. NBC_00557 genomic DNA contains:
- a CDS encoding NmrA family NAD(P)-binding protein has product MTAQSTVLVTAATGNVGPHACAHLLRLGARVRALVLKDDPHVTRLPEGVEVHHGDLSVPGTLDAALEGVDGVFWMWPFFTLDVRTAPEVLRKIEERARRIVLVSSVGVHIGLEPVDNNCHAYLEQLIERTGLEWTFLRTTGFMANALGFAAQIRAGDVVRFPYGDAARTPVHEGDLAEVGARSLLEDGHAGQKYLVSGPEVLTQEQQVQIVGDVIGRSLRWEDVHADEARKQMVAAGWPPSYADGALDYFAHLTRRPEVGSSVVAQVTGRPARTFRQWAQEHADAFR; this is encoded by the coding sequence ATGACTGCCCAGTCCACCGTGCTGGTGACCGCGGCCACCGGCAACGTCGGTCCGCACGCCTGCGCTCACCTGCTGCGCCTGGGGGCACGGGTGCGGGCCCTCGTCCTGAAGGACGACCCGCACGTGACGCGGCTGCCCGAAGGCGTGGAGGTGCACCACGGAGACCTGTCCGTCCCCGGCACGCTCGACGCCGCCCTTGAAGGAGTGGACGGCGTGTTCTGGATGTGGCCCTTCTTCACCCTCGACGTGCGCACGGCGCCGGAAGTGCTGCGCAAGATCGAGGAGCGGGCGCGGCGGATCGTGCTGGTGTCCTCCGTGGGCGTGCACATCGGTCTGGAGCCGGTCGACAACAACTGCCACGCCTACCTGGAGCAGTTGATCGAGCGGACCGGCCTGGAGTGGACGTTCCTGCGCACCACCGGCTTCATGGCGAACGCGCTCGGCTTCGCCGCGCAGATCCGCGCCGGTGACGTGGTGCGTTTCCCCTACGGCGACGCGGCCCGCACGCCGGTCCACGAGGGGGACCTGGCCGAGGTCGGTGCCCGGTCCCTGCTGGAGGACGGGCACGCCGGGCAGAAGTACCTCGTCTCCGGCCCGGAGGTGCTCACCCAGGAACAGCAGGTGCAGATCGTCGGTGACGTCATCGGCCGCAGCCTGCGCTGGGAGGACGTCCACGCGGACGAGGCGCGCAAGCAGATGGTGGCGGCGGGCTGGCCCCCCTCGTATGCGGACGGCGCGCTGGACTACTTCGCTCACCTGACCCGCCGGCCCGAGGTCGGCTCCTCGGTCGTCGCCCAGGTGACCGGGCGGCCCGCCCGCACCTTCCGGCAATGGGCCCAGGAGCACGCCGATGCCTTCCGCTGA
- a CDS encoding antibiotic biosynthesis monooxygenase: MVATHSEPAPQPEPEPAASAHAAAFEVLRVDTAATADTLTGVIAREVVARIAEAPGFLLSRLHVALDGRAVVHHTRWRSEADYRASCLGDVRAGALHGLHRRSGVVSATVFLGAPAGGITGPAAGRAPGVVAVATRHFAGPRQAAEVVALLHRTGAWKRDFPGFIRATPYLSPDRRTFVNYPMWTDRAAYDAWMADPRIAEGQSEISRYETAPPEYLVCTVASETAAPSATAG, encoded by the coding sequence ATGGTTGCGACGCACTCCGAACCCGCCCCACAGCCGGAGCCCGAGCCTGCCGCCTCCGCGCACGCCGCCGCTTTCGAGGTGCTGCGCGTCGACACCGCCGCAACGGCCGACACCCTGACGGGCGTCATCGCCCGAGAGGTGGTGGCCCGCATCGCCGAGGCACCCGGGTTCCTGCTGTCCCGGCTGCACGTCGCGCTGGACGGCAGGGCCGTGGTGCACCACACCCGATGGCGCAGCGAGGCGGACTACCGCGCCTCATGCCTCGGCGATGTGCGGGCGGGCGCGCTGCACGGCCTTCACCGCCGGTCAGGGGTGGTCTCCGCCACCGTGTTCCTGGGCGCCCCGGCCGGCGGCATCACCGGGCCCGCGGCCGGGCGGGCGCCCGGTGTGGTGGCCGTGGCCACCCGGCACTTCGCCGGGCCCCGGCAGGCCGCCGAAGTGGTCGCTCTGCTCCACCGCACAGGAGCCTGGAAACGCGACTTCCCCGGTTTCATCCGCGCCACCCCCTACCTCAGCCCCGACCGGCGAACCTTCGTCAACTACCCGATGTGGACGGACCGTGCCGCCTACGACGCGTGGATGGCCGATCCCCGCATCGCCGAGGGGCAGAGCGAGATCTCCCGCTACGAGACCGCACCCCCCGAGTACCTGGTGTGCACCGTGGCATCCGAGACGGCCGCCCCGTCCGCAACAGCCGGCTGA
- a CDS encoding alpha/beta hydrolase family protein → MTSKPITDLPGGAAAAPPPGPASTPPVREIVLDADGIPLSGLLGLPADGPPRATVVALHGGGMRAGYFHCRADPGLSLLALGPRLGFAVLALDRPGYGRSAQHLPRGQTLREQCVTVQAALSSYDLHHAVGSGVFVVAHSYGGKLALALAAAGTDLIGLDICGLGHRFAVDPRRLVPLHDRRTAALHWGPLALYPAHTFRLAAAMVGPMPEREEREVRHWPRILPALAPQVRVPVRFTFAEYERWWRHDDEALAELTALLAAAPVRVDRLPDSGHNVSLGWTARAYHLRALAFLEECLAARRLAAARSARPAGGGVPVSPPAAGADPPPALPARRRGWRARSAPR, encoded by the coding sequence ATGACCTCGAAGCCGATCACCGACCTGCCGGGCGGCGCGGCCGCCGCCCCGCCGCCCGGCCCCGCCTCCACGCCCCCCGTGCGGGAGATCGTGCTGGACGCGGACGGCATCCCGCTCTCCGGCCTGCTCGGCCTGCCGGCGGACGGACCGCCCCGGGCGACCGTCGTGGCGCTGCACGGCGGAGGAATGCGGGCCGGCTACTTCCACTGCCGGGCCGATCCGGGGCTGTCGCTGCTCGCCCTCGGCCCCCGGCTCGGCTTCGCGGTGCTGGCCCTGGACCGGCCCGGCTACGGCCGCTCGGCCCAGCACCTGCCACGCGGGCAGACCCTGCGCGAACAGTGCGTCACCGTACAGGCGGCGCTCTCCAGCTACGACCTGCACCATGCGGTGGGCAGTGGCGTGTTCGTGGTGGCCCACTCCTACGGCGGCAAGCTCGCCCTCGCCCTGGCCGCGGCCGGCACGGACCTGATCGGGCTGGACATCTGCGGCCTGGGCCACCGGTTCGCGGTGGACCCGCGGCGGCTCGTCCCGCTGCACGACCGCCGCACGGCCGCACTGCACTGGGGGCCGCTCGCCCTGTACCCGGCGCACACCTTCCGTCTCGCCGCTGCCATGGTGGGTCCCATGCCGGAGCGAGAGGAGCGCGAGGTCCGGCACTGGCCGAGGATCCTGCCGGCGCTGGCCCCGCAGGTGCGGGTTCCGGTCCGGTTCACCTTCGCCGAGTACGAGCGCTGGTGGCGGCACGACGACGAGGCGCTGGCCGAGTTGACGGCGCTGCTCGCCGCGGCCCCGGTCCGCGTGGACCGGTTGCCGGACTCCGGCCACAACGTCAGCCTGGGCTGGACCGCCCGCGCGTACCACCTGCGGGCCTTGGCCTTCCTGGAGGAGTGCCTCGCAGCGCGCCGTCTCGCAGCGGCGCGCTCCGCCCGGCCGGCCGGCGGGGGCGTGCCCGTCAGTCCACCTGCAGCCGGCGCGGACCCACCCCCTGCTCTCCCAGCACGTCGTAGGGGTTGGCGAGCACGCAGCGCTCCAAGGTGA
- the soxR gene encoding redox-sensitive transcriptional activator SoxR, with protein MSTTAIPKELTVGELARRSGVTTSALRFYEREGLISSHRTAGNQRRYSRDMLRRVAFIRVSQRVGIPLSVIRDALSVLPTGRAPSREEWAALSAHWRADLDRRIQQLLKLRDELDDCIGCGCLTLERCVLANPYDVLGEQGVGPRRLQVD; from the coding sequence ATGTCGACCACCGCCATCCCCAAGGAACTCACCGTCGGCGAGCTGGCGCGGCGCAGCGGCGTGACCACGTCGGCGCTGCGCTTCTACGAGCGCGAGGGGCTGATCAGCAGTCACCGCACGGCGGGAAACCAGCGGCGTTACTCACGGGACATGCTGCGCCGGGTCGCCTTCATCCGGGTCTCCCAGCGGGTGGGCATCCCGCTGAGCGTCATCCGGGACGCCCTGAGCGTTCTGCCGACGGGCCGGGCTCCCAGCCGGGAGGAGTGGGCGGCGCTCTCGGCGCACTGGCGCGCCGACCTCGACCGGCGCATCCAGCAATTGCTCAAGCTCCGCGACGAACTCGACGACTGCATCGGCTGCGGCTGCCTCACCTTGGAGCGCTGCGTGCTCGCCAACCCCTACGACGTGCTGGGAGAGCAGGGGGTGGGTCCGCGCCGGCTGCAGGTGGACTGA
- a CDS encoding methyltransferase domain-containing protein — translation MTRTSEEEPTVNQSEAILSKLWERTYDPLTCEIIGRLPLRRDARCLDAGAGSGSMAYWLAERVPEGSVLAVDVDTSLMDASRKPNLIVRQADLEQQDFAPGSFDLILARGVLSVLRAPDELLERAVRWLAPGGWLVAEDFYYLPAEDAATPAERSVVEAYLRAFRQRGADMRFGRRLPARLAQLGLVSVDLHVRPLGPGQGEYGTELIRRRMELQGQPLIDNGWVSAEQLSEFIAGLDRPEARDVTTLLFSVWGQRPTT, via the coding sequence GTGACCCGCACATCCGAGGAGGAACCCACCGTGAACCAGTCCGAGGCCATTCTGTCCAAGCTGTGGGAGCGCACCTACGACCCACTGACCTGCGAGATCATCGGCCGTCTGCCACTGCGCCGCGACGCCCGCTGCCTGGATGCCGGCGCCGGGAGCGGCTCCATGGCGTACTGGCTCGCCGAACGGGTGCCAGAGGGCTCCGTACTCGCCGTGGACGTGGACACGAGCCTGATGGACGCATCCCGCAAGCCCAATCTGATCGTTCGTCAGGCCGACCTGGAACAGCAGGACTTCGCTCCCGGTTCCTTCGACCTGATCCTTGCCCGGGGGGTGCTGTCGGTGCTGCGCGCCCCCGACGAGCTGCTCGAGCGCGCCGTGCGCTGGCTGGCCCCCGGCGGCTGGCTGGTGGCGGAGGACTTCTACTACCTGCCGGCCGAGGACGCGGCAACACCGGCGGAACGCTCGGTCGTCGAGGCCTACCTGCGCGCCTTCCGTCAGCGCGGCGCCGACATGCGGTTCGGCCGCCGGCTGCCCGCCCGGCTGGCACAGCTCGGCCTGGTGTCCGTCGACCTGCACGTGCGCCCCCTCGGCCCCGGGCAGGGCGAGTACGGGACCGAACTCATACGCCGCCGAATGGAGTTGCAGGGGCAGCCGCTGATCGACAACGGCTGGGTGAGCGCGGAGCAGCTCAGCGAGTTCATCGCCGGACTCGATCGGCCCGAGGCCCGCGACGTCACGACGCTGCTGTTCTCGGTGTGGGGGCAGCGCCCCACGACCTGA